One genomic window of Salvia miltiorrhiza cultivar Shanhuang (shh) chromosome 4, IMPLAD_Smil_shh, whole genome shotgun sequence includes the following:
- the LOC131023340 gene encoding uncharacterized protein LOC131023340: protein MQSQCRLRAYMYSMVEEILLNLMSQLAVVVHHVATVRSRKRKRSSTVEPFALIQRMPDQIKHLDRMINFSDVDCIVNLRMDRNTFGRLCQLLRQLAGMRNGRFVTVEEQVAMFLSVLAHHKKNRVVRFNFWRSGQTVSHYVHVVLKAILSLHVLLLVKPKPVDEECIDSRWGWFKGCLGALDDTYIDVMVPNKDKPRYRTQKGQIATNTLAVCDQHLQFVYVLPGWKGSAADSRVLRDALTRVHGFRVPKGNYYLCDNGYANCEGFLAPYKSVRYHLKEWGALAARPQNARELFNLRHAKARNAKSTTSLQMVRAQKEDYSQNKEKSIKTTQQLPIDEKSLPDKQRQVPKIPTPISSDKCPVADSSSLLFNLAPRSVLPP from the exons ATGCAATCACAATGTCGTTTAAGAGCATACATGTATTCCATGGTTGAAGAAATACTGCTTAATCTTATGTCGCAACTGGCCGTAGTTGTCCATCATGTAGCCACAGTTAGGTCCCGCAAGAGGAAACGTAGTTCAACGGTTGAACCCTTTGCTTTGATACAGCGTATGCCTGATCAAATTAAGCACTTAGATAGGATGATAAATTTTAGTGATGTTGACTGCATAGTTAATTTAAGAATGGATCGCAACACATTCGGTCGGTTGTGCCAATTGTTACGGCAACTGGCAGGCATGAGGAATGGCAGGTTCGTTACCGTAGAGGAACAAGTAGCCATGTTCCTGTCGGTCCTAGCCCATCATAAAAAAAACCGCGTGGTTAGGTTCAATTTTTGGCGTTCCGGGCAGACGGTATCACACTACGTACACGTTGTCTTGAAAGCTATCTTGTCTTTACACGTGCTACTTCTCGTTAAACCAAAGCCGGTCGATGAAGAGTGCATAGATTCTAGATGGGGATGGTTTAAG GGCTGCTTAGGGGCACTGGATGACACCTACATCGATGTTATGGTGCCAAACAAGGATAAACCGCGATATAGAACCCAGAAGGGACAGATTGCAACTAACACATTGGCGGTGTGCGATCAACACCTACAGTTTGTGTATGTTCTCCCTGGATGGAAAGGTTCCGCCGCGGATTCTAGAGTCTTGCGCGATGCACTCACGAGGGTTCATGGGTTCAGAGTACCTAAGG GCAATTACTACCTGTGCGATAACGGCTacgcaaattgtgaaggcttttTGGCACCGTACAAAAGCGTTAGATATCATCTCAAAGAATGGGGTGCTCTTGCTGCTAGACCACAAAACGCCCGAGAACTTTTCAATTTGCGCCATGCAAAGGCACGTAACGCAAAATCGACCACAAGCTTGCAAATGGTGAGGGCACAAAAAGAGG ATTATTCACAGAATAAGGAGAAATCTATAAAGACGACCCAACAACTACCGATAG ACGAAAAATCCCTACCCGATAAGCAGCGACAAGTGCCCAAAATCCCTACCCCGATAAGCAGCGACAAATGCCCCGTTGCAGATTCTTCTTCTCTGTTATTCAACTTGGCGCCGAGGTCTGTGTTGCCTCCATGA